A single window of Mycobacterium sp. ITM-2016-00318 DNA harbors:
- a CDS encoding MFS transporter: MSAQAATTTLVSPLRVAVASFIGTTVEFYDFLIYGTAAALVFPKLFFPTASPASGVLLSFATFGVGFFARPLGGIVFGHFGDRLGRKRMLVYSLVGMGVSTVLIGLLPTYAQIGITAPILLTALRLVQGFAVGGEWGGATLMAVEHASTERRGFYGAFPQMGAPAGTASATLAFFLASQLPDDAFLSWGWRLPFLFSAVLIVIGLVIRLTLSESPDFAELRDTSGVARMPTAEAFRRHWRQILLVAGSYLSQGVFAYICVAYLVAYGTTVAEIDRTWALFGVFVAAVVAVVMYPLFGSLSDRVGRKALFLTGVVLMAASIGPVFSMINTGEPALFLVALVLVFGLAMAPAAGVTGALFSMAFDADVRYSGVSIGYTLSQVVGSAFAPTIAAALYNATKSSDAIVGYLVAVSVISAISVCLMPGPWRGGSTRSEADVT, translated from the coding sequence ATGTCGGCGCAGGCCGCGACGACCACCCTGGTGTCGCCGCTGCGCGTCGCCGTGGCCAGCTTCATCGGCACCACGGTCGAGTTCTACGACTTTCTCATCTACGGGACGGCCGCTGCTCTCGTCTTCCCAAAGCTGTTCTTCCCCACCGCGTCACCCGCGTCCGGCGTCCTGCTGTCCTTTGCGACATTCGGCGTCGGGTTCTTCGCCCGACCTCTCGGCGGCATCGTATTCGGTCACTTCGGCGACCGGCTGGGGCGAAAACGGATGCTGGTCTATTCACTTGTCGGCATGGGTGTTTCGACCGTGCTGATCGGGCTTCTGCCCACCTATGCCCAGATCGGAATCACCGCGCCGATCCTGTTGACCGCGCTGCGGTTGGTGCAGGGCTTCGCGGTCGGCGGCGAATGGGGCGGCGCGACGTTGATGGCGGTCGAGCACGCATCGACGGAGCGCAGAGGTTTTTACGGAGCGTTCCCGCAGATGGGTGCGCCCGCCGGGACCGCGAGCGCGACACTGGCATTCTTCCTCGCCTCACAGCTGCCCGACGACGCGTTCCTGTCCTGGGGCTGGCGGCTCCCGTTCCTCTTCAGTGCGGTGCTGATCGTCATCGGTCTGGTGATTCGATTGACGCTGTCCGAGAGCCCGGACTTCGCTGAGCTGCGGGATACATCGGGCGTGGCGCGGATGCCCACCGCAGAGGCCTTCCGCAGGCACTGGCGTCAGATCCTGCTTGTCGCCGGAAGTTACCTGTCGCAGGGTGTTTTCGCGTACATATGCGTGGCATATCTTGTCGCTTACGGCACGACGGTCGCCGAGATTGACCGCACCTGGGCCCTGTTCGGTGTCTTCGTCGCCGCCGTGGTGGCAGTGGTGATGTACCCCTTGTTCGGCTCCCTGTCCGACCGAGTGGGCAGAAAGGCGCTTTTCCTGACCGGGGTCGTGCTGATGGCGGCGTCGATCGGCCCGGTATTCTCGATGATCAACACCGGAGAACCTGCGCTGTTTCTCGTCGCGCTGGTGCTGGTGTTCGGGCTTGCGATGGCGCCCGCCGCCGGGGTCACCGGTGCGTTGTTCTCGATGGCCTTCGACGCGGACGTGCGGTACAGCGGCGTTTCGATCGGTTACACGCTGTCGCAGGTCGTCGGTTCGGCTTTCGCCCCGACGATCGCCGCCGCGCTGTACAACGCGACGAAGAGCAGTGACGCGATCGTCGGCTATCTCGTCGCCGTGTCGGTGATCTCGGCGATCTCCGTCTGCCTGATGCCGGGCCCGTGGCGCGGCGGTTCCACCCGAAGCGAGGCCGACGTTACGTAG
- a CDS encoding putative hydro-lyase, which translates to MGVETPAVKGAAASGLHDARARIRAGEHTGPTSGLAPGFAQANLVVLPAADALDFLRFCVRNPKPCPVLEVTDTGSPHPSTLSPGSDLRTDLPRYRVFENGSLLDEPTNITEYWRDDLVGFLLGCSFTFEWALAAAGLPLAHQRQGVNVPMYVTDRRCAGAGPFEGPLVVSMRPFTPEHIAGAVEVSSRFPAMHGGPVHIGDPAAIGVADLDAPDFGDPVTLGADEVPVFWACGVTPQAVVVEAKPSLAIFHAPGHMFITDRPHIEFDSQEKSP; encoded by the coding sequence ATGGGCGTGGAGACGCCGGCGGTGAAGGGCGCTGCAGCGTCCGGTCTCCATGACGCTCGTGCCCGCATCCGCGCCGGTGAGCACACGGGCCCGACCAGTGGGCTCGCGCCGGGGTTCGCCCAAGCCAACCTGGTGGTTCTGCCCGCGGCGGACGCTCTCGACTTTCTGCGGTTCTGTGTCCGGAACCCGAAACCGTGTCCGGTGCTCGAGGTCACCGACACCGGGTCACCGCATCCCAGCACGCTGTCGCCCGGGTCGGATCTACGCACCGACCTCCCGCGCTACCGCGTGTTCGAGAACGGCTCACTGCTCGACGAACCGACGAACATAACCGAATACTGGCGTGACGATCTGGTGGGCTTCCTGCTCGGCTGCTCCTTCACGTTCGAATGGGCGCTGGCCGCTGCGGGTCTGCCGCTCGCGCATCAGCGCCAGGGCGTCAACGTGCCTATGTACGTCACCGATCGACGCTGCGCGGGCGCTGGGCCGTTCGAGGGCCCACTCGTCGTATCGATGAGACCCTTCACACCGGAGCACATCGCGGGTGCGGTGGAAGTCTCGTCACGATTCCCGGCGATGCACGGCGGTCCGGTGCACATCGGCGATCCCGCTGCCATCGGCGTCGCCGATCTCGACGCGCCCGATTTCGGCGATCCGGTCACTCTCGGGGCCGACGAAGTGCCGGTGTTCTGGGCATGCGGGGTGACGCCCCAGGCCGTCGTCGTCGAAGCCAAACCGTCGCTGGCGATCTTCCATGCCCCCGGACACATGTTCATCACCGACCGACCGCACATCGAATTCGACTCCCAGGAGAAGTCACCATGA
- a CDS encoding MFS transporter has protein sequence MTVPDEQIPPRRSTPSETRKAVRGAAIGNTVEWFDFAVYSVLATYIADKFFPSGDDTVALLNTFAIFAAAFFMRPLGGFFFGPLADRIGRQRVLAIVILLMSFSTFAIGLVPSYDAIGVGAPLLLLLLRCLQGFSAGGEYGSGACFLAEYAPDRHRGFVVSFLVWSVVLGFLLGSITVTVLEALLSEAAMNAYGWRIPFLLAGVLGAVGLYIRLRLHDTPEFEELRDAGELSSSPLKEALTTSWRPILQIAGLVIIHNVGFYTVFTFLPSYFTKTLEFTKMDAFVSITVASVVALILIPPLGALSDRVGRKRMLIAGAVGFIVFTYPLFLLLNSGSLAAAIAGHAGLAAVEAVFASTALAAGAELFATRVRSGAYSIGYNISVAIFGGTAPYVATWLTDRTGNELAPAYYVVIAAIVSLATVLTMKETAARPLRKLATA, from the coding sequence ATGACCGTGCCCGACGAACAGATCCCACCTCGCCGGTCCACACCGTCGGAGACCCGGAAGGCGGTGCGGGGAGCCGCTATCGGCAACACCGTCGAGTGGTTCGACTTCGCTGTCTACAGCGTGCTCGCCACCTACATCGCCGACAAGTTCTTCCCCTCCGGCGACGACACCGTCGCACTCCTCAACACCTTCGCCATCTTCGCCGCCGCCTTCTTCATGCGACCGCTTGGCGGATTCTTCTTCGGGCCGCTGGCCGACCGAATCGGCAGGCAGCGCGTGCTGGCGATCGTGATCCTGTTGATGTCGTTCTCGACGTTCGCGATCGGCCTCGTGCCAAGCTATGACGCCATCGGCGTCGGCGCACCGCTTCTTCTGCTCCTCCTTCGCTGCCTGCAAGGCTTCTCGGCGGGCGGCGAATACGGCAGCGGCGCATGCTTCCTCGCCGAGTACGCCCCCGACAGGCACCGAGGCTTCGTGGTGTCGTTTCTGGTGTGGTCGGTGGTTCTCGGCTTCCTGCTGGGGTCCATCACCGTCACCGTGCTGGAAGCGCTGCTGTCGGAAGCCGCCATGAACGCCTACGGCTGGCGTATTCCGTTTCTGCTGGCGGGCGTGCTCGGCGCTGTCGGCCTCTATATTCGGTTGCGGCTGCACGACACACCGGAATTCGAGGAACTGCGGGATGCAGGCGAACTGTCGTCGTCACCCCTGAAGGAAGCCCTCACCACGTCGTGGCGACCCATCCTGCAGATCGCAGGACTTGTCATCATCCACAACGTCGGCTTCTACACGGTGTTCACCTTCCTGCCGAGCTATTTCACCAAGACCCTCGAGTTCACCAAGATGGACGCATTCGTTTCGATCACCGTCGCCAGCGTCGTCGCCCTGATCCTCATTCCGCCGCTCGGCGCGCTGTCCGATCGGGTGGGCCGCAAGCGGATGCTCATCGCGGGCGCGGTCGGCTTCATCGTCTTCACCTATCCCCTGTTCCTACTGCTCAACTCCGGGTCGCTGGCCGCAGCGATCGCAGGCCACGCCGGCCTTGCCGCCGTCGAAGCCGTGTTCGCGTCGACCGCACTGGCGGCTGGAGCAGAGTTGTTCGCGACACGCGTCCGGTCGGGCGCATACTCGATCGGCTACAACATCTCGGTCGCGATCTTCGGAGGGACGGCGCCGTACGTGGCGACCTGGCTCACCGACCGAACAGGCAACGAGTTGGCCCCGGCCTACTACGTCGTCATCGCCGCGATCGTTTCGCTCGCAACGGTTCTGACCATGAAGGAGACCGCTGCGCGACCACTGCGGAAGCTCGCTACGGCCTAG
- a CDS encoding dihydrodipicolinate reductase, translating to MRRVVQFSTGNVGQHSLKAIIGRPDLELVGLHAASPNKIGRDASELCGLQEPTGIIATDDIDALIALKPDCVVYTAQAETRPMEALDQMSKFLAAGVNVAATSMVWLVTPRQADDWLRGPLEQACETGNASLYVNGIDPGYSGDTEVHSALSLVTRATSILVQEIFDYANYDDYEFTGVSMGFGMTADADPPMLFLPGVLTAMWGGPVRNLADQLGVELDELRQRIEPWYTETRIECKMATIEPGQMAAVRFAVEGVRDGVPVITMEHITRLTAATAPDWEYPPDGKPGVHRVVVEGEPRVELNTHVSDPRLDVTEAGCVSTAARVVNAIDWICNAPAGIISVEDIPLSATIRGLMWG from the coding sequence ATGCGCCGAGTAGTTCAATTCTCCACCGGCAATGTCGGCCAACATTCACTCAAGGCGATCATCGGGCGGCCGGATCTGGAGTTGGTCGGCCTACACGCGGCAAGCCCGAACAAGATCGGACGAGACGCGTCGGAACTCTGCGGACTGCAAGAGCCGACCGGCATCATCGCTACCGATGACATCGACGCGTTGATCGCGCTGAAGCCGGACTGCGTCGTCTACACCGCCCAGGCCGAGACGCGACCGATGGAAGCCCTCGACCAGATGTCGAAGTTCCTTGCTGCTGGCGTCAACGTGGCCGCGACATCGATGGTGTGGCTGGTGACGCCCCGCCAGGCCGACGATTGGCTGCGAGGACCGCTGGAACAGGCGTGCGAGACCGGAAACGCTTCGCTGTACGTCAACGGCATCGATCCCGGCTACTCCGGTGACACCGAGGTACACAGTGCGCTGAGCTTGGTTACCCGTGCGACGTCAATCCTCGTCCAGGAGATCTTCGACTACGCCAACTACGACGACTACGAATTCACCGGGGTATCGATGGGCTTCGGGATGACCGCCGACGCGGACCCGCCGATGCTCTTCCTGCCGGGCGTCCTCACAGCGATGTGGGGCGGTCCGGTCCGCAACCTCGCAGATCAACTCGGTGTGGAACTCGACGAACTCCGTCAGCGCATAGAACCCTGGTACACCGAAACGCGAATCGAATGCAAGATGGCGACGATCGAACCCGGCCAGATGGCCGCCGTCCGATTCGCGGTAGAAGGGGTACGCGACGGGGTGCCGGTGATCACGATGGAACACATCACCCGGCTCACAGCTGCGACGGCACCGGATTGGGAATATCCCCCCGACGGCAAGCCCGGAGTCCACCGAGTCGTCGTCGAGGGCGAACCTCGCGTCGAACTCAACACGCATGTCTCCGACCCGCGTCTTGACGTCACCGAGGCAGGATGCGTCTCCACCGCTGCCCGTGTGGTGAACGCGATCGACTGGATCTGCAACGCCCCGGCCGGAATCATCTCCGTGGAGGATATTCCGCTCTCGGCGACGATCCGCGGTCTGATGTGGGGCTAG
- a CDS encoding TetR/AcrR family transcriptional regulator, producing the protein MAVVDKPSAREAKRLQTRERLMGAAIAEFKRSGLAAADVGAIVTAAGVAHGTFFFHFPTKEHVLLELERREEERIAKQLDRYVGSNPDLPSILEESVRLVVGLERRLGAALFKDFLALHFSQTRPADESNEHPVIVTVAEEIEHAQKRGQVDADVNPMNSAVFFLLGLYALLTTTHDWPAQGAMLDDYVARTLRGIGAT; encoded by the coding sequence ATGGCCGTGGTAGACAAGCCCTCAGCGCGTGAAGCGAAGCGTCTACAAACTCGCGAACGACTCATGGGCGCCGCCATCGCCGAGTTCAAGCGGTCCGGTCTCGCGGCGGCTGATGTAGGCGCCATCGTGACGGCCGCCGGCGTCGCGCACGGCACCTTCTTCTTTCATTTCCCCACAAAGGAACACGTCCTGCTGGAATTGGAGAGGCGCGAGGAGGAGCGTATCGCGAAGCAGCTCGATCGCTACGTGGGCTCCAACCCCGACCTCCCCTCGATACTCGAGGAGTCGGTTCGCCTTGTCGTGGGATTGGAGCGCCGGTTGGGTGCCGCATTGTTCAAAGACTTCCTGGCCCTGCACTTCTCACAAACGCGCCCTGCCGACGAAAGCAATGAACACCCCGTCATCGTCACAGTCGCCGAGGAGATTGAACACGCGCAGAAACGTGGCCAGGTGGACGCTGACGTGAACCCGATGAACAGCGCGGTGTTTTTCCTCCTCGGCCTGTACGCGCTGCTCACGACGACACACGACTGGCCGGCACAGGGCGCAATGCTCGACGATTACGTGGCCAGGACGCTGCGGGGGATCGGCGCCACGTAG
- a CDS encoding TetR/AcrR family transcriptional regulator, whose amino-acid sequence MTPQVKQSSRDARRLQTRERILGAAIAEFKRAGMSGADVNAIVAAAGVAHGTFFFHFPSKEHVLLELETREEARMAAEFGRFLDERHDLVTALTEAVHLVAGLERRLGPVLFKELLALHFSPTRPNEDEWTDHPIIVLLVQEIERARGDGEVHPEVDAFYSAAFFLLGIYGVLTTMSNFDTRETMLAELVSTAVRGLEFR is encoded by the coding sequence ATGACGCCTCAGGTCAAGCAGTCGTCGCGAGACGCGCGCCGGTTGCAGACGCGGGAACGCATACTCGGCGCGGCGATCGCCGAATTCAAGCGCGCGGGCATGTCCGGCGCAGACGTCAATGCGATCGTCGCCGCAGCAGGCGTCGCGCACGGAACCTTCTTCTTTCACTTTCCCAGCAAGGAGCACGTACTGCTGGAACTGGAGACCCGCGAGGAAGCGCGGATGGCTGCCGAATTCGGCCGGTTCCTCGATGAGCGCCACGATTTGGTGACCGCGCTCACCGAAGCCGTGCACCTGGTCGCGGGGCTCGAACGAAGGCTTGGCCCAGTGCTCTTCAAAGAGCTACTTGCGCTGCACTTCTCGCCGACACGGCCCAACGAGGACGAGTGGACCGATCATCCGATCATAGTGCTTCTTGTGCAAGAGATCGAACGGGCGAGAGGCGACGGCGAAGTCCATCCGGAGGTGGACGCGTTCTACAGCGCAGCGTTCTTTCTTCTCGGCATCTACGGCGTGCTGACCACTATGAGCAATTTCGACACCCGAGAAACGATGCTGGCCGAATTGGTGTCCACCGCCGTGCGCGGCTTGGAGTTCCGATGA
- a CDS encoding nitric oxide reductase activation protein NorD codes for MPELSDAHARAVERSCAVTAVALSGQRRQGVRLVSGARRDFGLSSTLDFIHVPYPPPVRTWTRRTLTCGVALQCSPSKDRIVGYRLNELSARELSALTLVEASVALGWVAEHWPGLLPEIRRLLPDLDDAAGDIGAEEMLDRAFGMARSSQQLIVDPLLGTLPKAYTDPQGLTDKLRRTFGRMPWTTSQKRLPRPYSVPVGGDGGVRNPNLPPPSRPHDNDFDVTPQHRPGIPYPEWNSWTKSFMADHVSVLERPHSSRHRHPVTADADLRKWFSEHTHRAMKNRLEDGSDLDVEQYVSHYIDLTTGDALEPRIFRDLLPSSRDVTTALLLDGSSSLGVHGGRIFRLELACADALSQAMTLARERHGIFVFTGNTRHRVEVTCLKEFEDRRFVPPGGLGLATGGYTRLGAPLRHLTSRLLDQPSERRLLIVIGDGLISDEGYEGRYAWADAAHAVEEANDAGVSMYYVGVGPTRVDPLPEVFGPRRSQRIRRIEELPRVLAHVHRELVAA; via the coding sequence ATGCCCGAGCTATCCGATGCGCACGCGCGTGCTGTCGAGCGCAGTTGTGCGGTGACGGCGGTCGCGTTGAGCGGACAGCGTCGCCAGGGGGTGCGGCTGGTCAGCGGGGCCAGGCGGGACTTCGGTCTCAGCTCCACACTCGACTTCATCCATGTCCCGTATCCGCCGCCGGTGCGTACCTGGACTCGCCGCACCTTGACATGCGGTGTGGCGCTCCAATGTTCACCGTCGAAGGACCGAATCGTCGGCTACCGATTGAACGAGTTGTCGGCGCGGGAGCTGAGTGCGCTGACACTCGTCGAGGCGAGCGTCGCCCTGGGCTGGGTCGCCGAGCACTGGCCCGGGCTACTGCCTGAGATCCGGCGGCTGCTGCCCGACCTCGACGATGCGGCAGGCGATATAGGCGCCGAAGAAATGCTCGATCGCGCATTCGGAATGGCGCGTTCGTCGCAACAGCTGATCGTCGACCCGCTGCTCGGTACCCTGCCGAAGGCATACACCGACCCGCAGGGGCTCACCGACAAGCTGCGTCGGACCTTCGGCAGAATGCCGTGGACGACCTCGCAGAAGCGACTGCCACGGCCCTACTCTGTTCCCGTCGGCGGCGACGGCGGCGTACGCAACCCCAACCTGCCGCCACCGAGCCGACCGCACGACAACGACTTCGACGTGACGCCGCAACACCGTCCCGGCATCCCGTATCCCGAATGGAATTCGTGGACGAAGAGCTTCATGGCGGACCACGTCTCAGTTCTCGAGCGCCCACATTCGAGCCGCCACCGCCATCCGGTGACGGCCGACGCCGATCTGCGCAAATGGTTCTCCGAGCACACCCATCGCGCCATGAAGAACCGGTTGGAGGACGGCTCCGATCTCGACGTCGAGCAGTACGTCAGCCACTACATCGACCTGACCACCGGTGATGCGCTGGAGCCGCGCATCTTCCGCGATCTGCTGCCCAGCAGCCGCGACGTCACCACGGCGTTGCTGCTCGACGGGAGCTCGTCGCTCGGAGTGCACGGTGGCAGGATCTTCAGGCTCGAGTTGGCCTGTGCCGATGCGCTATCGCAGGCGATGACGCTGGCGCGCGAGCGCCACGGCATCTTCGTTTTCACCGGCAACACGCGCCACCGTGTCGAGGTGACGTGCCTCAAGGAGTTCGAGGATCGCCGGTTCGTGCCCCCGGGCGGCCTCGGCCTTGCCACCGGCGGATACACCAGGCTCGGTGCGCCGCTGCGCCATCTGACGAGCCGACTCCTCGACCAACCGTCGGAGAGGCGCCTACTCATCGTGATCGGTGACGGCCTGATCTCCGACGAGGGCTACGAGGGCCGCTACGCCTGGGCTGATGCGGCGCATGCCGTGGAGGAAGCCAACGACGCGGGCGTGAGCATGTACTACGTCGGCGTCGGACCAACCCGCGTCGACCCTCTCCCCGAAGTGTTCGGACCTCGCCGCTCCCAACGCATCCGGCGTATCGAAGAGCTCCCCCGCGTCTTAGCCCATGTGCATCGAGAGTTGGTGGCCGCGTGA
- a CDS encoding CbbQ/NirQ/NorQ/GpvN family protein: MTETYYSNGNEVQLFEQAYHRHLPVMLTGPTGCGKTRLVEHMGLLLRRPVVTISCHDDLTSSDLVGRFMVTGGDVVWTDGPLTRAVKAGAVCYLDEVVEARHDSLAILHSLTDHRRALYLDRADEVVAAPESFMLVCSYNPAYRSSLKELKPSFRQRFVTLPMRYLPSEREAEVVVAETGIALPSATRLVACATAIRTADEAFHFEPPSTRVLVSAAQLIAAGATELEAAEACILAPLSSDGAISEGLREVAVASLAGADSSSPTH, encoded by the coding sequence ATGACCGAAACCTACTACTCCAACGGCAACGAAGTTCAATTGTTCGAGCAGGCCTATCACCGGCACCTGCCGGTGATGCTCACCGGTCCGACCGGCTGCGGCAAGACACGCCTGGTCGAGCACATGGGTCTGCTGCTGCGACGTCCGGTAGTGACCATCAGCTGCCACGACGATTTGACCAGCTCAGATCTCGTCGGGCGATTCATGGTGACCGGTGGTGACGTGGTGTGGACCGACGGACCCCTCACGAGGGCGGTCAAGGCCGGCGCGGTCTGCTACCTGGATGAGGTCGTGGAAGCCCGTCACGACTCGTTGGCCATCCTGCACTCGCTGACCGATCACCGTCGCGCTCTCTACCTGGACCGTGCCGACGAGGTCGTCGCTGCACCGGAGAGCTTCATGCTCGTGTGCAGCTACAACCCGGCCTACCGCAGTTCGTTGAAGGAGCTCAAGCCGTCGTTCCGTCAGCGCTTCGTCACGCTCCCGATGCGTTACCTGCCGTCCGAGCGCGAGGCCGAGGTGGTCGTCGCCGAAACGGGCATCGCATTGCCGTCGGCGACGCGACTCGTTGCTTGCGCCACAGCCATCAGGACGGCCGACGAAGCGTTCCACTTCGAACCCCCGTCTACCCGCGTGCTGGTTAGCGCCGCGCAGTTGATCGCAGCGGGCGCAACCGAATTGGAGGCCGCTGAGGCCTGCATCCTCGCGCCCCTGTCGAGCGACGGTGCGATCTCCGAAGGTTTGCGCGAAGTCGCCGTCGCCAGCCTGGCCGGCGCCGACAGCTCGAGCCCAACACACTAG